A part of Fusarium oxysporum Fo47 chromosome III, complete sequence genomic DNA contains:
- a CDS encoding glutathione S-transferase yields MSAENMITLYCEGTPNPLKISIALEELGLKYNARAIKLFEHEQKEEWFLDINPNGRIPAIVDTDEHGNELKIWESGAILQYLVERYDKDHKISYPRGTKEYWQMTSWLFWQVSGLGPIQGQANHFEMSAFGDYPYALKRYVNETRRLYRTMDKALAENPSGYLVGDHLSIADIAIWPWTTAYKYSGLSQIDEFPHVKNWMYKLLERPGFEKGRNVPSPHIYLQLNELPDEELKKLGRERSVWVQEAMKRDAE; encoded by the exons ATGTCAGCCGAGAATATGATCACTCTCTACTGCGAAGGCACTCCCAACCCACTCAAGATCTCCATTGCACttgaggagctgggcttgaAGTACAAT GCTCGTGCAATTAAACTATTCGAACACGAACAGAAAGAGGAGTGGTTTCTTGACATCAACCCAAACGGTCGTATCCCAGCCATTGTTGACACAGACGAGCACGGCAACGAACTCAAGATCTGGGAAAGTGGTGCTATCTTGCAGTATCTTGTGGAACGGTATGACAAGGACCACAAGATCTCGTATCCCCGTGGTACCAAAGAGTACTGGCAGATGACGAGCTGG CTCTTTTGGCAAGTCAGTGGTCTCGGCCCTATACAAGGTCAGGCAAACCACTTTGAGA TGTCTGCTTTTGGTGATTATCCATATGCCCTGAAACGATACGTCAACGAAACGCGCCGCCTTTACCGAACGATGGACAAGGCTCTTGCAGAAAATCCATCCGGATATCTTGTTGGCGATCATCTCAGCATCGCCGACATCGCCATTTGGCCATGGACTACCGCATACA AGTACAGTGGCCTCTCCCAGATTGACGAGTTTCCTCACGTCAAGAACTGGATGTACAAGCTCCTCGAGCGTCCTGGGTTTGAGAAAGGCCGCAATGTGCCGAGTCCTCATATTTACCTTCAGCTCAATGAGTTGCCGGAcgaagagctgaagaagctggggAGGGAGAGATCGGTTTGGGTTCAGGAGGCTATGAAGCGTGATGCTGAATGA
- a CDS encoding ABC-2 type transporter-domain-containing protein, protein MLGNTVDGDALRRTQSSMRQQQQQPISQQTVEGGQHNPTSSSSSESGVVQEGKWGERGQEDVTAQEAMQEFESLRHNLMSLHKTRTADTHASRAQSRRTSTAARVRSEKHEHDYDDDDGSKTDVEAGPEESEGFELGRFMREGHFEKRSEEEGSLKRVGVVYENLTVKGVGSTTTFVRTVPDAILGTFGPDLYNVLTRYFPSLRIGKPPTRTLINDFTGCVRDGEMMLVLGRPGAGCSTFLKAISNNRESYAAVEGEVSYSGISAAEQKKHYRGEVNYNGEDDVHFATLSVWKTLAFALTNKTKIKEKADIPVIVDALMKMFGISHTRDTVVGDDFTRGVSGGERKRVSIAETLASKSTVMAWDNSTRGLDASTALDYARSLRIMTDISNRTTLVTLYQAGEGIYELMDKVLVIDQGRQIFSGPANKAKQYFIDLGFECPERQTTADFLTAVTDPTERRFRPGFEHRAPRTPEELESAFRNSPHYQELLADVAAYKESLHRSDYQDAKRFQGAVQESKSKHVSDKSPYTISFPRQVLACTKREAWLLFGDTTTLWTKLFIIISNGFIVGSLFYGQTEDTASAFSRGGTIFFSILFLGWLQLSELMKAVSGRAVVARHHDYAFYRPSAVSLARVLLDFPVIAVQVCIFGLIMYFMTGLDVDVSKFWIYMLFVYTTTIMVTALYRMFASLSPEIDTAVRFSGISLNLLIIYTGYVIPKTQLLKDYIWFGWLYWINPISYSFEAVLTNELSDRIMECAPSQLVPQGPGVQSGYQGCAISGATVNAQSVSGSDYLQATYNYSRSNLWRNFGVVIAFAVLYILVTVLATEMVSFTQGGGGALIFKKSRKAKEQARKAEAPVDDEKVVGNGASTSSGVVADPNPGSEDEALEQITDSESIFTWRDIEYTVPYLGGEKKLLNKVSGYAKPGVMVALMGASGAGKTTLLNILSQRTSIGVVTGEMLVDGRSLGADFQRNTGFCLQGDLHDTTQTVREAIEFSAILRQDKSVSRADKLAYVDKIIDLLELNDLQDAVIMCLGVEQRKRLTIGVELAAKPSLLLFLDEPTSGLDSQSAYSIVRFLRKLSRAGQAIICTIHQPSSVLIQQFDMVLALNPGGNTFYFGPMGENGEDVVKYFSDRGAVCPPNKNVAEFILETAARPHRRPDGTKVDWNQEWVESEEAQKVLEEIDGLKRVRSSATEGVVSSNKEHSEFAAPTWLQTVELTKRMFRQHWRDPSYIYGKFFIAVIFGIFNGFTFWKLGYTMQDMQNRMFTCFLIVTVPPTIVNGVVPKFFTNMALWQAREYPSRIYGWFAFCTANIVSDIPAAVVSAVLYFVLWYWPTGLPTESSVSGYTFLMTLLIFLFMTSWGQWICAFAPSFTVISNVLPFFFVMFGLFNGVVRPYASLPVFWRFWMYYANPATYWIGGILAATLDGTPVECSSEETAKFDAPPGQTCQEYAGAFADSAGGYLLNPNATSACEFCPMSSGNDYLASLNIDASDKWRDFGIFLAFCVSNWMLVYFFIYTVRVRGWSFGFGTIFGGLGKLVDLIKKPFQRKKEE, encoded by the exons ATGTTGGGAAACACGGTAGACGGCGATGCTCTTCGCCGCACACAATCTTCTATGcggcaacagcagcagcaacccATTTCTCAACAAACTGTCGAAGGTGGACAACATAATCCTACAAGCAGCAGCTCCTCCGAATCAGGTGTCGTCCAAGAAGGAAAATGGGGTGAGCGTGGACAGGAAGATGTCACTGCTCAAGAGGCCATGCAAGAATTCGAGTCTCTACGTCACAACTTGATGAGCCTACACAAGACAAGGACAGCAGACACGCATGCAAGCAGGGCTCAGAGTAGACGGACGAGTACTGCTGCTCGAGTTCGGTCAGAGAAACATGAACATGACtatgacgacgatgatggtTCCAAGACCGATGTGGAAGCTGGTCCtgaagagagtgagggtTTCGAACTCGGCCGCTTTATGCGAGAAGGCCATTTCGAAAAGCGCTCCGAGGAGGAGGGATCTCTGAAAAGAGTTGGCGTTGTGTATGAGAACCTCACCGTCAAAGGCGTCGGAAGCACAACAACTTTTGTTCGAACTGTACCTGATGCTATCCTTGGTACATTCGGCCCCGATCTCTACAATGTCCTCACCAGATATTTTCCTTCTCTCCGGATTGGAAAGCCCCCAACCCGAACACTCATTAACGACTTCACCGGATGTGTTCGTGATGGCGAGATGATGCTCGTCCTGGGGCGGCCTGGCGCTGGGTGCAGTACCTTCCTCAAAGCTATCAGCAACAACCGCGAATCATATGCTGCCGTCGAAGGAGAAGTTTCGTACAGTGGTAtttctgctgctgagcagaagaagcacTACCGAGGCGAGGTCAACTACAACGGCGAAGACGATGTTCACTTTGCTACTCTGAGCGTGTGGAAGACTCTCGCTTTTGCGCTtaccaacaagaccaagatcaaggagaaggccGATATTCCGGTTATTGTGGATGCTCTCATGAAGATGTTTGGTATCAGCCACACAAGAGATACTgtggttggtgatgacttTACCAGAGGTGTCTCCGGTGGTGAGCGAAAGCGAGTTTCAATTGCAGAGACACTGGCTTCCAAGTCTACCGTGATGGCATGGGATAACTCTACTCGAGGACTGGACGCATCAACCGCCCTTGACTACGCACGATCTCTGCGTATTATGACAGATATTAGCAACCGAACCACTCTCGTAACCTTGTACCAGGCCGGAGAGGGTATTTACGAGTTGATGGATAAGGTTCTGGTCATCGATCAAGGCCGACAGATCTTCTCCGGACCTGCCAACAAGGCAAAGCAGTATTTCATTGACCTTGGATTCGAATGCCCCGAACGACAGACGACAGCAGACTTCTTGACTGCCGTCACCGATCCGACCGAACGACGCTTCCGACCCGGATTTGAACACCGCGCTCCCCGAACaccagaagagcttgagtcGGCTTTCAGGAACTCACCACACTACCAAGAGCTCCTGGCTGATGTTGCTGCATACAAGGAGTCTCTTCACCGGTCTGACTACCAAGACGCGAAGAGGTTTCAGGGGGCCGTCCAGGAGTCGAAGTCAAAGCACGTCTCCGACAAGTCACCTTACACCATCTCGTTCCCCCGACAGGTGCTTGCTTGCACTAAGCGAGAAGCCTGGCTCCTGTTCGGCGATACCACAACACTCTGGACAaagctcttcatcatcatctccaacgGTTTCATTGTTGGATCTCTCTTCTATGGACAGACCGAAGACACGGCAAGTGCTTTCAGTCGTGGCGGtaccatcttcttctcgattcTCTTCTTGGGCTGGCTTCAACTCTCTGAGCTTATGAAGGCTGTGTCTGGGCGTGCCGTTGTTGCTCGACACCACGACTATGCTTTCTATCGTCCCTCCGCTGTTTCCCTTGCTCGCGTTCTGCTCGACTTCCCTGTTATCGCTGTCCAGGTGTGCATCTTTGGTCTCATCATGTACTTCATGACTGGGCTTGATGTGGATGTGTCAAAGTTCTGGATCTACATGCTCTTTGTGTATACCACGACCATCATGGTCACAGCCCTGTATCGCATGTTTGCTAGCTTGTCCCCAGAGATTGACACAGCCGTACGATTTTCAGGAATCTCGCTCAACCTGCTCATTATTTACACCGGATACGTCATCCCCAAGACGCAGTTGTTGAAGGACTATATCTGGTTCGGCTGGCTGTACTGGATCAATCCCATCAGCTACAGTTTCGAGGCTGTCTTGACCAACGAGCTGTCCGATAGAATTATGGAATGTGCTCCCTCCCAGCTAGTTCCGCAGGGACCCGGAGTTCAGTCTGGATATCAGGGTTGTGCGATTAGCGGAGCTACAGTCAATGCGCAGTCAGTCTCAGGAAGCGATTATCTACAAGCTACCTACAACTATAGCCGATCAAACCTATGGCGAAACTTTGGCGTTGTCATTGCTTTTGCTGTTCTCTATATCCTCGTCACGGTATTGGCAACAGAGATGGTCAGCTTCACAcaaggtggtggtggtgccttaatcttcaagaagagccGGAAGGCTAAGGAACAAGCACGCAAAGCCGAAGCCCCTGTCGATGACGAGAAAGTTGTTGGAAATGGTGCCAGCACCTCTTCCGGCGTTGTCGCTGACCCCAACCCAGGAAGTGAAGACGAAGCCTTGGAACAAATTACCGATAGCGAGTCTATCTTCACATGGCGTGACATCGAGTATACAGTTCCATATCTTGGTGGCGAGAAGAAACTTCTGAACAAGGTCAGCGGATATGCTAAGCCTGGTGTCATGGTCGCCCTTATGGGAGCTTCAGGTGCTGGAAAAACCACACTCCTCAACATTCTTTCGCAGCGTACAAGCATCGGCGTCGTTACAGGTGAGATGCTTGTCGATGGACGGTCTCTTGGCGCGGACTTCCAGAGAAACACTGGATTCTGCCTTCAGGGTGACCTGCACGATACAACTCAGACTGTTAGAGAGGCTATTGAGTTCTCTGCCATTCTGCGACAGGACAAGTCTGTCAGCCGTGCTGACAAGCTTGCGTACGTGGACAAGATCATCGACCTGCTGGAGCTCAATGACCTCCAAGATGCCGTTATCATGTGTCTCGGAGTGGAACAGCGCAAGCGTCTAACGATCGGCGTGGAATTGGCGGCCAAGCCTTCACTGCTTCTCTTCCTGGATGAGCCCACATCTGGCCTTGACTCGCAGTCTGCTTACTCAATTGTTCGTTTCCTCCGAAAGCTGAGCCGCGCTGGTCAGGCGATCATCTGCACCATTCACCAGCCAAGCTCTGTTCTTATTCAGCAGTTTGATATGGTCCTTGCTCTGAACCCTGGAGGTAACACATTTTACTTTGGCCCCATGGGCGAGAATGGAGAAGACGTCGTCAAGTACTTCTCGGACCGCGGTGCTGTCTGCCCCCCCAACAAGAACGTCGCCGAATTCATTCTTGAGACTGCTGCACGACCGCACAGGCGGCCTGACGGCACCAAAGTTGATTGGAATCAGGAATGGGTTGAAAGTGAGGAAGCCCAAAAAGTGCTTGAAGAAATTGATGGTCTCAAACGAGTTCGAAGTTCCGCAACGGAGGGAGTAGTTTCTTCAAACAAGGAGCACTCTGAATTTGCTGCACCGACTTGGCTTCAGACGGTCGAGTTGACGAAGCGTATGTTCCGACAACACTGGCGCGACCCCTCTTACATCTATGGAAAGTTTTTCATTGCGGTCATCTTTGGCATCTTCAATGGCTTTACCTTCTGGAAACTTGGCTACACGATGCAAGACATGCAGAACCGCATGTTCACTTGCTTCTTGATCGTGACAGTTCCTCCCACCATCGTCAATGGCGTCGTCCCCAAGTTCTTTACCAACATGGCGCTTTGGCAAGCCCGAGAATATCCTTCTCGTATCTACGGATGGTTTGCTTTCTGTACTGCCAACATTGTTTCTGATATCCCAGCGGCTGTAGTGTCAGCAGTGTTGTACTTTGTGTTGTGGTACTGGCCCACTGGACTTCCAACCGAGAGCTCTGTTTCAGGCTACACGTTCCTGATGACTCTTctcatctttcttttcatgACAAGCTGGGGACAATGGATCTGCGCGTTTGCCCCCAGCTTTACCGTTATCTCCAAT gtcttgcccttcttctttgtcatgTTCGGTTTGTTCAACGGTGTTGTTCGCCCATATGCCTCACTTCCTGTCTTCTGGAGGTTCTGGATGTACTACGCGAACCCCGCTACATACTGGATTGGAGGCATCCTGGCAGCGACTCTTGATGGCACTCCAGTGGAATGTTCGTCCGAAGAGACTGCCAAGTTTGACGCTCCCCCGGGACAAACATGTCAAGAATATGCAGGAGCATTTGCAGACTCCGCCGGAGGATATCTCCTCAACCCCAACGCCACGAGTGCTTGCGAGTTCTGCCCAATGTCTTCTGGTAACGATTACCTAGCGTCGCTCAATATTGATGCGAGTGACAAGTGGAGAG ATTTTGGCATCTTCCTAGCATTCTGTGTGTCCAACTGGATGCTCGTTTACTTCTTTATTTACACAGTCCGTGTTCGGGGATGGAGCTTTGGCTTTGGAACGATCTTTGGAGGGTTGGGCAAGTTGGTTGATCTGATCAAGAAGCCGTTTCAGcgaaagaaggaggagtAA